One Microlunatus soli genomic window carries:
- a CDS encoding DNA-3-methyladenine glycosylase gives MELSRERDLSGDVETAARALLGCLIRRGPVAVRIAEVEAYDGPTDPAAHTHNGKTDRNWVMFGPAGHLYVYFSYGMHHAANVSAGPVGRGSGVLLRSGEVVDGIGIARDRRGPRISDRDLARGPGRLTQALGITRPDNGTDLLAAGPEPTITLTASESPVIKINTGPRVGITKAVDKPWRFWIADDPYVSDYRPGVIRARSAKTSASE, from the coding sequence GTGGAATTGTCGCGGGAACGGGATCTGTCCGGCGATGTCGAGACGGCAGCCCGGGCCCTGCTGGGCTGCCTGATCCGGCGCGGCCCGGTGGCGGTCCGGATCGCCGAGGTGGAGGCGTACGACGGTCCGACCGATCCGGCAGCCCATACCCACAACGGAAAGACCGACCGCAACTGGGTGATGTTCGGCCCGGCCGGACACCTGTACGTCTACTTCAGCTACGGCATGCATCACGCCGCCAACGTGTCGGCCGGGCCGGTCGGCCGCGGTAGCGGTGTGTTGTTGAGGTCCGGCGAGGTGGTCGACGGCATCGGGATCGCCCGCGATCGTCGGGGCCCGAGGATCAGTGATCGTGATCTTGCTCGTGGCCCGGGCCGGCTGACCCAGGCGCTCGGCATCACCCGACCCGACAACGGCACCGACCTGCTCGCCGCCGGTCCGGAGCCGACCATCACGCTGACCGCCTCGGAGTCTCCGGTGATCAAGATCAACACCGGCCCTCGGGTAGGGATCACCAAGGCGGTAGACAAACCCTGGCGGTTCTGGATCGCCGACGACCCGTACGTCTCCGACTATCGGCCCGGAGTGATCAGAGCTCGGTCAGCGAAGACATCAGCGTCGGAATGA
- a CDS encoding mercuric reductase, translating to MERFDAIVIGAGQAGPGVAGELAGNGRKVALIEYEQVGGTCLNHGCRPTKALRASAVAAHSARRAADFGVRTGEVRVDFPAVMQRMHTMIDSMRSGLSDWLDSLPSLEVIHQTARLISSTTGDHRVIAGDRELSTPEVYLDLGARAAVPPIPGLDEVDHLTEVELLQLTELPAELIVIGGSYIGCEFGQMFGRFGSRVTIIGSIAPREDPDVSSAIKDLLTGEGVRVVEARAEKVARDGDRISVSCDDGSIVTGSQLLIAAGRRPNIDLLGEDHGLEIDDRGFIAIDSRFATSVPGVWALGDINGHGAFTHTAYQDSQILLDPERTVDGRITAYAMFTDPPLGRVGMTQAEARSSGRRVLQAEVPMSSVSRAVLDSETIGLMRVLVDGDTEEVLGATFFGMHGDDLVQQLGLAMQAGVRYPQLRDALPIHPTVAEFIPTLMSSLTEL from the coding sequence ATGGAACGCTTCGACGCGATCGTGATCGGCGCCGGCCAGGCCGGGCCGGGTGTGGCGGGGGAACTCGCCGGCAACGGCCGGAAGGTCGCCCTCATCGAGTACGAACAGGTCGGCGGCACCTGCCTCAATCATGGCTGCCGTCCGACCAAGGCATTGCGGGCCAGCGCGGTGGCCGCGCACAGCGCCCGCCGAGCGGCCGACTTCGGCGTCCGGACCGGTGAGGTGCGGGTCGACTTCCCGGCCGTCATGCAGCGGATGCATACCATGATCGACTCGATGCGGTCCGGGCTGTCGGACTGGCTGGACTCGTTACCGAGCCTGGAAGTGATCCATCAGACCGCGCGACTGATCAGCTCCACCACCGGTGATCATCGGGTCATCGCCGGCGACCGGGAACTCAGCACCCCGGAGGTGTATCTCGATCTCGGCGCGCGGGCGGCGGTTCCGCCGATCCCCGGTCTCGACGAGGTCGACCATCTGACCGAGGTGGAGTTGCTGCAACTGACCGAACTCCCCGCCGAGTTGATCGTGATCGGCGGCAGCTACATCGGCTGCGAGTTCGGCCAGATGTTCGGCCGGTTCGGCTCCCGGGTGACGATCATCGGTTCGATCGCGCCGCGCGAGGATCCGGACGTGTCGTCGGCGATCAAGGACCTGCTGACCGGCGAAGGCGTACGGGTCGTCGAGGCCCGGGCCGAGAAGGTCGCCCGGGACGGCGATCGGATCTCGGTCAGCTGCGACGACGGCAGCATCGTGACCGGCAGCCAGCTGTTGATCGCGGCCGGTCGACGGCCCAACATCGATCTGCTCGGCGAGGACCACGGGCTCGAGATCGACGACCGGGGTTTCATCGCCATCGACTCCCGGTTCGCCACCTCGGTGCCCGGCGTCTGGGCGCTCGGGGACATCAACGGACACGGCGCTTTCACCCACACCGCCTACCAGGACAGCCAGATCCTGCTCGATCCGGAGCGTACGGTCGACGGCCGGATCACCGCGTACGCGATGTTCACCGACCCGCCGCTGGGCAGGGTCGGGATGACGCAAGCCGAGGCCAGGTCGTCGGGGCGGCGGGTGCTGCAGGCCGAGGTGCCGATGTCGAGTGTCAGTCGCGCGGTGTTGGACAGCGAGACGATCGGGTTGATGCGGGTGTTGGTGGACGGCGACACCGAGGAGGTGCTCGGCGCCACCTTCTTCGGGATGCACGGAGATGATCTTGTCCAGCAGCTCGGACTGGCGATGCAGGCCGGGGTGCGCTACCCGCAACTGCGCGATGCGCTGCCGATCCATCCGACGGTGGCGGAATTCATTCCGACGCTGATGTCTTCGCTGACCGAGCTCTGA